The following are encoded together in the Arvicanthis niloticus isolate mArvNil1 chromosome 9, mArvNil1.pat.X, whole genome shotgun sequence genome:
- the LOC117715687 gene encoding gastrokine-3: protein MKYLIAPSILMTIFLVPTLALMNTSDNHPLDGSVGTQTIHVDVLRGVVSIQDNNILSEWNGIMDYRNALLAAKLFSKMACVLAKMDPEAFPSLDDITQALGKQASGHYPPTHGLTYTVLPSRIKNLAQYGVPVKDLCRAVPTYFARQQKEGTALAMDPDSCSELQLLSFMGLSICGEIPGL from the exons ATGAAATACCTC ATTGCACCTTCCATTCTTATGACCATCTTTCTAGTTCCAACTCTGGCACTGATG AACACTAGTGACAATCATCCTCTGGATGGTTCTGTGGGGACCCAGACCATCCATGTTGATGTCCTACGAGGTGTGGTCAGCATCCAAGACAACAACATTCTGAGTGAATGGAACGGAATCATGGACTACAGGAAT GCCCTCCTGGCAGCTAAGCTGTTTAGTAAGATGGCCTGTGTCCTGGCCAAGATGGACCCAGAAGCCTTCCCAAGTTTGGATGATATTACCCAGGCCCTGGGCAAACAG GCTTCCGGTCACTACCCACCCACGCACGGACTGACCTACACAGTTTTACCCAGCCGAATCAAAAACTTGGCCCAATACGGAGTGCCAGTCAAAGACCTGTGCAGAGCGGTCCCCACCTACTTTGCTCGGCAGCAAAAAGAAG GTACCGCCCTGGCGATGGACCCAGACTCCTGTTCTGAGCTCCAGCTTCTGTCCTTCATGGGACTGTCCATCTGCGGTGAGATCCCTGGGCTCTGA